A stretch of the Pseudomonas putida genome encodes the following:
- a CDS encoding DUF190 domain-containing protein, translating into MNGFQLTFFTEQSTNYQHLPLGEWLVEFAKREGALGATLVSGTEGLDHLGHLHTAHSLSGADHPVTVTISTDEIGCDRLLEALAKESFSLSYIKLPIEYGRVGQAKN; encoded by the coding sequence ATGAACGGCTTTCAGCTGACGTTTTTCACCGAACAGAGTACCAACTACCAGCACCTTCCACTGGGAGAGTGGTTGGTCGAGTTCGCCAAGCGAGAGGGCGCGTTGGGTGCGACGTTGGTGAGCGGTACGGAGGGGCTAGATCATTTGGGGCATTTGCATACGGCGCATTCCCTCAGCGGTGCCGATCATCCCGTCACGGTGACTATATCCACTGATGAAATTGGGTGCGACAGGTTGCTGGAGGCATTGGCCAAGGAGTCGTTTTCACTGAGCTATATCAAATTGCCCATCGAATACGGTCGAGTGGGCCAGGCGAAAAACTAA
- the eno gene encoding phosphopyruvate hydratase, with amino-acid sequence MKTQIQAIYAREILDSRGNPTVEVDVTLECGAMGRASVPSGASTGVHEAVELRDQDIQRYSGKGVLKAVSNVNTEILESLRGLDAADQEQVDHLMIKLDGTSDKSRLGGNAILGVSLAVARAAASALNLPLFQYLGGEQAARMAVPMFNILNGGVHANWQGPDFQEFMIAPTGAGSFKEALRWGAEVYHELKAVLKDAGYSTAVGDEGGFAPTLKKNSDAIELIIKAIERAGYAPGSQIEIAIDPASSGFYENGLYHLRSEGRKVDAQELISLYSSWVDKYPIAVLEDGLAEDDWSGWKLLNTALGDRIELVGDDLFVTNVERVQRGITENVANAVLIKPNQIGTLTETKAAIEMAYGANWGAMVSHRSGETVDSFIADLTVAMGTGHLKTGAPCRGERVEKYNQFLRIEEHLGSRAIYAGHDAFVR; translated from the coding sequence ATGAAAACGCAAATTCAGGCCATTTATGCACGTGAAATTCTCGATTCACGCGGCAACCCTACCGTTGAAGTCGACGTCACCTTGGAGTGCGGCGCCATGGGCCGGGCTTCAGTACCGTCCGGTGCCTCTACAGGCGTTCACGAAGCAGTTGAGTTGCGTGACCAAGATATACAGCGGTATTCCGGCAAAGGAGTATTGAAGGCCGTTAGCAATGTAAATACCGAAATACTTGAGTCTTTGAGAGGCCTGGATGCGGCTGACCAGGAACAGGTTGATCATCTGATGATTAAGCTGGATGGAACCTCTGATAAATCCAGGCTTGGAGGAAACGCGATCTTGGGCGTGAGCCTCGCCGTTGCCAGAGCGGCGGCTTCTGCGCTGAACTTGCCCTTGTTCCAATATCTGGGCGGCGAGCAAGCAGCAAGAATGGCCGTCCCAATGTTCAATATTCTCAATGGCGGTGTTCACGCCAACTGGCAAGGCCCTGACTTTCAGGAATTCATGATTGCACCTACAGGAGCTGGCAGTTTCAAGGAAGCCTTGCGATGGGGCGCTGAGGTGTACCACGAGCTGAAAGCGGTGCTTAAGGACGCCGGCTATTCAACTGCGGTCGGAGATGAAGGCGGCTTTGCTCCGACGCTCAAGAAAAACTCAGATGCCATTGAGCTGATCATCAAGGCAATTGAAAGGGCCGGTTACGCCCCTGGATCTCAGATCGAGATCGCTATCGATCCAGCATCCAGCGGTTTCTATGAAAACGGTCTTTACCATCTGCGATCGGAAGGTCGTAAGGTCGATGCCCAAGAGCTGATTAGCCTCTATTCCTCCTGGGTCGACAAGTACCCGATTGCGGTACTGGAAGATGGCCTCGCGGAAGACGATTGGTCGGGCTGGAAGCTATTGAATACTGCGCTGGGTGACCGGATCGAGTTGGTTGGAGATGACCTGTTTGTCACCAACGTCGAACGGGTTCAGCGAGGCATCACAGAGAATGTCGCAAATGCCGTACTGATCAAACCCAATCAAATCGGAACCCTGACTGAGACCAAAGCCGCCATCGAAATGGCCTACGGTGCTAACTGGGGCGCAATGGTTTCTCATCGTAGCGGCGAGACTGTAGATAGCTTCATCGCTGATCTGACCGTTGCCATGGGGACTGGCCATCTCAAAACTGGAGCTCCATGCCGAGGCGAACGCGTCGAAAAATATAACCAGTTTTTGCGCATAGAAGAGCATCTTGGAAGCCGTGCCATTTATGCAGGACATGATGCGTTTGTGCGGTGA
- a CDS encoding voltage-gated chloride channel family protein, with protein MSKFRRPEQLDLLPYIAKWLALAGLVALLAGSASALFLLSLDHATQWRETHPWVIWLLPVAGFAVGLAYHLIGKPVDAGNNLIIDEIHDPKKIVPLRMVPMVLIGTVVSHLFGASVGREGTAVQMGGALADQLTHVFRLRREDRRVILMAGISAGFASVFGTPLAGALFGLEVLAIGRMRYDALFPCVVAAIVADQVGQAWGVVHTHYVIGEVVPVQLWSVMAVVVAGIVFGLTGLLFATATHKLGAFVKRLITYSPLRPFAGGLLIAVAVWALGSNHYIDVDKYIGLGIPSIVQSFQMPMAPWDWLGKMVFTVVSLGTGFKGGEVTPLFYIGATLGNALAPLLHLPFGMLAGIGFVAVFAGAANTPLATIVMAMELFGPEIAPLAAIACIASYLVSGHTGIYHAQRVGHSKHHRPLPEEIRLSDIKQFHAQSESASERKVTLVGEEK; from the coding sequence ATGTCTAAATTTCGACGACCTGAACAACTCGACTTACTGCCCTATATAGCGAAATGGCTTGCGCTTGCTGGTCTTGTAGCTCTTTTGGCAGGCTCTGCTTCTGCGTTATTCCTCCTTTCTTTGGATCATGCCACCCAGTGGCGAGAAACCCATCCCTGGGTGATCTGGCTCCTGCCAGTGGCCGGCTTTGCTGTGGGACTTGCATATCACTTGATAGGCAAACCCGTTGATGCCGGAAACAACCTGATCATCGATGAGATCCATGATCCTAAGAAGATCGTGCCTTTGCGCATGGTACCGATGGTGCTGATCGGAACCGTGGTTTCCCACCTTTTTGGTGCATCTGTGGGACGTGAGGGGACGGCGGTGCAAATGGGCGGTGCCCTTGCCGATCAACTGACGCATGTCTTCCGTCTGCGCCGCGAAGACCGTCGGGTGATTCTCATGGCCGGTATTAGTGCTGGCTTTGCGTCCGTCTTCGGCACCCCTCTTGCCGGGGCTTTATTCGGACTTGAAGTATTGGCCATTGGACGTATGCGTTACGACGCGCTTTTCCCTTGCGTGGTTGCGGCAATCGTTGCTGACCAGGTGGGGCAAGCCTGGGGCGTGGTTCACACGCATTACGTCATTGGCGAAGTGGTTCCGGTGCAGCTGTGGAGTGTCATGGCTGTGGTGGTAGCTGGGATTGTCTTTGGCCTTACCGGCCTGCTATTCGCGACAGCGACCCACAAGCTCGGAGCCTTCGTTAAGCGGCTTATCACCTATTCACCATTAAGACCCTTTGCCGGCGGCCTGCTGATCGCAGTCGCAGTGTGGGCGCTCGGTAGTAACCATTACATCGACGTTGATAAGTACATCGGGCTAGGCATTCCGAGCATCGTCCAATCCTTTCAAATGCCAATGGCCCCTTGGGATTGGCTTGGAAAGATGGTGTTCACCGTTGTCTCCTTGGGCACTGGATTCAAAGGCGGTGAAGTGACACCGCTGTTTTACATCGGTGCCACCTTGGGGAATGCGCTGGCTCCCCTCTTGCACCTTCCCTTCGGCATGCTGGCTGGTATCGGCTTTGTCGCCGTCTTTGCCGGTGCAGCTAATACGCCACTGGCAACCATCGTTATGGCCATGGAGCTCTTCGGGCCCGAAATTGCTCCGCTTGCAGCCATTGCCTGTATCGCAAGTTACCTCGTATCCGGACACACCGGGATCTATCACGCCCAGCGCGTCGGCCACAGCAAGCATCACCGTCCTCTTCCGGAGGAAATCCGGCTCTCTGATATCAAGCAATTTCATGCTCAAAGTGAATCCGCCAGCGAGCGGAAAGTGACTCTTGTGGGGGAAGAGAAATGA
- a CDS encoding Y-family DNA polymerase, giving the protein MARTPEAKALGLKMGDPYFKVRSFLERHGVAVFSSNYTLYGELSHRCGVAIASLVPDWERYSIDELFVRLDGLPEPIADVGRAIQTRVLQWTALPVGIGIGHTKTLAKAAQHASKVWRERTGGVVDLRKPEAVEWLLRRMPVDEVWGIGRRMRENLASDGISTAWELSRADARAMGRKYSVVLERTIRELQGESCMDLEQSVAPKQSICSSKMFGQRVHTLKGLQEALATYIHRAAEKLRMQRSLCGAMRIGIQTSFHGDGAKYANAATCIPPYPTDDVRQLTKCALQAVEQIYRPGFAYSKAEVLLMDLRKRGEFTQDLFSPSQPERSDALMAAMDRINRRWGHDCLRTAAVPLTPDWGMRRALLSPSYMTSWDQLWKVGCR; this is encoded by the coding sequence GTGGCACGTACCCCTGAAGCGAAAGCGCTCGGTCTGAAAATGGGAGATCCCTATTTCAAGGTGCGCTCGTTTCTGGAGCGGCATGGCGTCGCCGTGTTCAGCAGTAATTACACCCTCTACGGGGAATTGAGTCATCGATGCGGTGTCGCCATCGCGTCGTTGGTGCCGGACTGGGAGCGATACTCCATCGATGAGCTGTTTGTTCGACTGGACGGGCTACCTGAGCCGATCGCTGATGTTGGCAGGGCCATTCAAACCCGCGTGCTGCAGTGGACAGCGCTGCCGGTCGGCATTGGCATCGGTCACACGAAGACCCTAGCCAAGGCTGCGCAGCACGCCTCAAAGGTTTGGCGGGAAAGAACTGGCGGCGTCGTCGACCTGCGCAAGCCGGAAGCCGTTGAATGGCTGCTCAGACGCATGCCGGTCGATGAGGTATGGGGCATTGGCAGACGCATGCGGGAAAACCTCGCAAGCGACGGTATCAGCACAGCTTGGGAGCTCTCCCGGGCGGACGCCAGGGCCATGGGACGCAAATACAGCGTAGTGCTTGAACGTACGATACGTGAGCTGCAGGGCGAGTCCTGCATGGACCTGGAGCAATCCGTAGCGCCCAAGCAATCGATCTGCTCAAGCAAAATGTTCGGTCAGCGCGTCCATACGCTCAAAGGCCTACAGGAGGCCTTGGCGACATACATACACCGTGCCGCCGAGAAGCTGCGCATGCAGCGCTCGCTGTGCGGGGCCATGCGGATAGGCATCCAGACTTCGTTTCACGGGGACGGGGCGAAGTATGCGAACGCGGCAACGTGCATACCGCCCTACCCTACCGACGATGTACGCCAGTTGACCAAATGCGCCCTGCAGGCGGTCGAGCAGATCTACCGGCCAGGTTTCGCGTACAGCAAGGCCGAAGTCTTGCTGATGGATCTGCGCAAGCGAGGGGAGTTCACGCAGGACCTTTTCAGCCCGAGCCAGCCTGAGCGCTCCGACGCACTCATGGCTGCCATGGATCGGATCAATCGTCGGTGGGGGCATGACTGCTTGCGCACTGCTGCCGTTCCGCTGACGCCGGACTGGGGTATGCGCCGGGCTCTGCTAAGCCCCAGTTATATGACCAGCTGGGACCAACTTTGGAAGGTCGGATGCCGGTGA
- a CDS encoding single-stranded DNA-binding protein: protein MARGVNKVILVGTCGQDPEVRYLPNGNAVTNLSLATSEQWNDKQSGQKVERTEWHRVSLFGKVAEIAGEYLRKGSQVYIEGKLQTREWEKDGIKRYTTEIIVDINGTMQLLGGRPQGQQQGGDQHYQAGHQQTPRQPPRRAPDQPAPQPEPDFDNFDDDLPF, encoded by the coding sequence ATGGCTCGAGGAGTAAACAAAGTCATTCTGGTCGGCACCTGTGGCCAGGATCCCGAAGTCCGCTACCTGCCTAATGGCAACGCCGTCACCAACCTTAGCTTGGCTACCAGCGAGCAGTGGAATGACAAGCAGTCGGGCCAAAAGGTCGAGCGTACCGAGTGGCACCGTGTGTCGCTGTTCGGTAAGGTAGCCGAAATCGCCGGAGAATATCTGCGCAAGGGTTCGCAGGTTTATATAGAAGGCAAACTGCAGACCCGGGAGTGGGAAAAGGACGGCATCAAACGCTACACCACCGAGATCATTGTCGACATCAACGGCACCATGCAGCTGCTCGGTGGCCGTCCGCAAGGCCAACAGCAGGGCGGCGATCAGCATTACCAGGCTGGCCACCAGCAAACACCACGTCAGCCGCCGCGCCGGGCTCCCGACCAACCAGCACCCCAACCGGAGCCTGACTTTGATAACTTTGATGACGATTTGCCGTTCTAG
- the crcB gene encoding fluoride efflux transporter CrcB: MLKSLLVIAVGASLGAWLRWLLGMKLNALFPTIPPGTVIANMIGGYIIGLAIAFLAASPTLSPEWRLLIITGFCGGLTTFSTFSAETVALIQEGRLLWAFGSISLHVVGSLTMTAAGLLSYQIIGTR, translated from the coding sequence ATGCTGAAATCACTTTTGGTTATCGCCGTTGGCGCGTCACTCGGTGCCTGGTTGCGCTGGCTATTGGGTATGAAGCTAAACGCATTGTTCCCCACGATTCCCCCAGGCACTGTGATTGCAAACATGATCGGGGGCTACATCATCGGCTTAGCAATCGCGTTTTTGGCCGCATCCCCGACTCTGAGCCCTGAGTGGCGCCTGCTGATCATCACGGGTTTCTGTGGAGGGCTCACCACCTTTTCTACGTTTTCGGCAGAAACAGTTGCCCTGATCCAGGAAGGCAGATTGCTCTGGGCGTTCGGCTCAATTTCATTACACGTCGTGGGCTCGCTGACGATGACGGCTGCCGGGCTTCTGTCCTATCAAATTATCGGTACGCGCTGA
- a CDS encoding DNA cytosine methyltransferase, whose product MLSLDDAADVISTWRQEAVSQGSTGDNSDKVVLSLFDKSGQWSDPWVEAGYQVYRFDIQDNPELGDVSKFDVEFFMEYFGDFEGAEVYAIIAACPCTDFANSGARHFAAKDLDGRTAASIELVHQTLRLVEYYRPSIWAIENPVGRIEKLAGLPPWRLSFNPCDLGEPYTKKTLIWGRFNADLPVAPVHPTEGSKMHTQYGGSSLATKNARSVTPAGFAYAFFMANNAYHHPALEIAGKYDRIDPRLLSMAIENGLKLQDLSNLLDDAYYDCDDDAVTKLLSDLLVEKSFSVVESTGQLAMLI is encoded by the coding sequence ATGCTGTCCCTGGACGATGCTGCTGATGTCATCAGCACCTGGAGACAAGAGGCTGTGTCTCAAGGTTCGACGGGCGATAACAGCGATAAAGTTGTGCTGTCGCTGTTTGATAAGAGCGGGCAATGGTCTGACCCTTGGGTTGAGGCCGGCTACCAGGTATACCGGTTTGATATTCAAGACAACCCAGAGCTGGGTGACGTCAGCAAATTCGACGTTGAGTTCTTCATGGAGTACTTCGGCGACTTCGAAGGGGCAGAGGTGTACGCGATCATCGCAGCTTGCCCTTGCACTGATTTTGCGAACTCAGGGGCAAGGCACTTTGCAGCCAAGGATCTCGATGGGCGCACTGCGGCCTCAATAGAGCTGGTTCATCAGACTCTGCGACTGGTCGAGTATTATCGGCCGTCGATCTGGGCGATTGAAAATCCAGTAGGTCGAATCGAGAAGCTAGCTGGTCTTCCACCGTGGCGCCTCAGCTTCAACCCCTGCGATCTCGGCGAGCCTTACACGAAGAAAACCCTCATATGGGGCCGCTTCAACGCAGACTTACCCGTTGCACCTGTCCATCCCACCGAGGGCTCAAAAATGCACACGCAGTACGGTGGGAGCAGCCTGGCCACGAAGAATGCACGTAGCGTGACACCAGCAGGATTTGCTTACGCCTTCTTCATGGCCAACAACGCCTATCACCATCCAGCCTTGGAAATTGCCGGGAAATATGACCGCATCGATCCTCGGCTCCTATCGATGGCCATTGAGAACGGTTTGAAGCTTCAAGATCTCTCCAACCTCTTGGACGATGCCTACTATGACTGCGATGACGATGCCGTGACCAAGCTGTTGAGTGACCTTCTGGTCGAAAAGTCCTTTTCGGTGGTCGAGTCCACCGGGCAATTGGCAATGCTGATCTAG
- a CDS encoding ATP-binding protein, translated as MLLPFELDPQIIHHIIYSQAGSIGKAVIELIMNSVDAKATTVRLTMTKAGFDCVDDGTGFASREDVVRYFGRFGTPHQEGDATYGRFRLGRGQIMAHARTEWVSNRWSMQVDTRVMGYSYELEDLQEPSNGCSITGTWYEALNDLELMSAVQEIRDLVRYTPISVELNGRVITRNPASEKWDFEDDFAYYRAKEEGPVSIYNQGVLIRHDSSHVWGAGGLIVSKKAINLNVSRTEILRKTCPVWKPIAKEFRRLAEAVSAKLGDHRKTEARREKSARSLLSGDENICEVFAKEEVITLLPGKRHITLMEFRLKAFNWHKGTYTLIEHGDDIPKGEAIAREGLIQIVHPKTLERFGCHNHIDFEEALDRALCNVSEAAQAFEERGERAPWFWRGKALDAPSLAAYSTFRNAFIERTQIVDDRQTLDKETRRAWTALRWCLQHYAGACIGAERYRDGTLRHGEKRMQILLGESNTAEAWTDGRTYLAIGSDIVKRLNSKPLETVAYIFGLVEHEVAHQGDSIACGHDEAFYQRYHDISIRMAPERQRFMHKWLMKYTMSLEREGQKSRGRAWSERYLVDRVGSGRMKRGLSPVIEDVSADPIVTEAVPEQSMALLNIINASLVQTGACPEPPNWEAVREQARIDQQAVTERARDAHEKRKAEDAELERYINSVEDDAAADVQKLLELEAAEFPQGVLAYLVSSMVYGGYSDDDIKRAWANKEWEQQDHPGEYYHEDFDPDEPIDPELEAAMEAEFEREMAKEKPIADELWRVDEDCREFVYEGENFWLLERNAAAAGFSRVETYLKWRHQESEA; from the coding sequence GTGCTTCTACCTTTTGAGCTTGACCCGCAGATCATTCATCACATCATCTACAGCCAGGCCGGTTCCATCGGCAAGGCAGTGATCGAGTTGATCATGAACTCGGTTGACGCAAAGGCCACCACGGTGAGGCTCACCATGACCAAGGCTGGATTCGATTGCGTCGACGACGGTACCGGTTTTGCGAGCCGTGAGGATGTTGTGCGCTACTTCGGCCGATTCGGCACGCCGCATCAAGAAGGCGATGCGACTTACGGGCGGTTCCGTCTGGGGCGCGGCCAAATCATGGCGCATGCCAGGACTGAGTGGGTATCCAATCGCTGGTCGATGCAGGTTGATACTCGGGTCATGGGGTACAGCTACGAGCTTGAGGATCTCCAGGAACCGTCTAACGGGTGCAGTATCACCGGCACCTGGTACGAAGCCCTCAATGACCTTGAGCTGATGTCTGCGGTGCAGGAGATACGCGATTTGGTTCGTTACACGCCCATTAGCGTTGAGCTGAACGGGCGTGTCATTACGCGCAATCCGGCAAGTGAAAAATGGGATTTCGAGGACGACTTTGCTTACTACCGGGCCAAAGAAGAAGGCCCCGTCTCGATCTACAACCAAGGTGTGCTGATTCGACATGATTCTTCTCATGTCTGGGGAGCTGGAGGCCTGATCGTCTCGAAAAAGGCTATCAACCTTAACGTTTCCCGCACAGAAATCCTGCGCAAAACCTGCCCCGTATGGAAACCGATCGCCAAAGAGTTCAGGCGCCTGGCCGAGGCTGTATCGGCAAAGCTAGGGGATCACCGTAAGACCGAAGCCCGTCGGGAAAAATCGGCGCGATCGTTGCTCAGCGGTGACGAGAATATCTGTGAAGTGTTTGCAAAGGAGGAGGTGATCACGCTGCTCCCTGGCAAGCGGCACATCACGCTGATGGAGTTCCGACTCAAGGCATTCAACTGGCACAAGGGAACATACACCCTGATCGAGCATGGGGACGATATTCCCAAGGGCGAGGCTATTGCTCGTGAAGGTCTGATTCAAATTGTCCACCCTAAGACCTTGGAACGGTTCGGCTGCCACAATCACATCGATTTCGAGGAAGCGCTTGATCGCGCCCTTTGCAACGTCAGTGAGGCAGCACAGGCCTTCGAAGAACGCGGCGAACGTGCTCCATGGTTCTGGCGTGGAAAAGCGCTCGATGCGCCATCTCTGGCCGCATATTCCACGTTCCGAAATGCCTTCATCGAAAGAACGCAGATCGTTGACGACCGCCAAACGCTGGACAAGGAGACGCGCAGAGCGTGGACAGCGCTGCGGTGGTGCCTCCAGCACTATGCCGGCGCATGTATTGGGGCAGAACGATACAGGGATGGAACCCTTCGCCACGGCGAAAAGCGGATGCAAATCCTGCTGGGTGAATCGAACACTGCTGAGGCTTGGACAGATGGGCGAACCTACTTGGCTATCGGTAGCGATATTGTCAAACGGCTCAATAGCAAGCCACTAGAGACAGTTGCTTACATCTTCGGCCTGGTCGAACACGAAGTTGCTCACCAGGGCGACAGCATCGCATGTGGCCATGATGAGGCCTTCTATCAGCGTTACCACGATATCTCGATCCGAATGGCCCCCGAGCGTCAGCGGTTCATGCACAAATGGCTCATGAAATACACCATGAGCTTGGAGCGGGAAGGGCAGAAAAGCCGGGGCAGGGCATGGAGCGAGCGATATCTCGTCGACCGAGTAGGCAGCGGCCGTATGAAGCGCGGACTTTCCCCGGTCATTGAGGACGTGTCGGCAGATCCTATTGTCACCGAAGCCGTTCCAGAGCAAAGCATGGCGTTGCTGAATATCATCAACGCTTCATTGGTTCAGACAGGTGCATGCCCCGAGCCGCCGAACTGGGAGGCGGTTCGGGAGCAGGCGCGCATCGATCAACAGGCTGTTACTGAGCGTGCGCGTGATGCGCATGAAAAACGAAAAGCGGAAGACGCCGAGTTGGAGCGCTACATCAACAGCGTTGAAGACGACGCCGCCGCCGATGTGCAAAAACTCCTCGAGCTCGAAGCGGCAGAATTCCCCCAGGGCGTCCTGGCTTATCTGGTCAGTTCCATGGTGTATGGAGGGTACTCTGATGACGACATCAAACGCGCTTGGGCAAACAAGGAATGGGAACAGCAAGATCACCCAGGTGAGTATTACCACGAAGACTTCGACCCAGACGAACCTATCGATCCGGAGCTTGAAGCCGCTATGGAAGCAGAATTCGAACGCGAAATGGCGAAGGAAAAGCCGATCGCGGACGAGCTATGGCGCGTCGACGAGGATTGCCGCGAGTTCGTCTATGAAGGTGAGAATTTCTGGTTGCTTGAGCGTAATGCCGCAGCTGCTGGATTCAGTCGCGTCGAGACTTATTTGAAATGGCGGCACCAAGAGTCCGAGGCCTAG
- a CDS encoding DUF190 domain-containing protein: MKGFLVIFFTQQNRRYQGKMLGDWIVDLAKEMGLRGATLSTGIEGFGHTGRLHSSHFFELADQPTEIRMAITEDESERLFVRLELEEISVFYIKTPIEMGFVGKKTT; this comes from the coding sequence ATGAAAGGTTTCCTGGTGATTTTCTTTACCCAACAGAACCGTCGTTATCAGGGCAAGATGCTCGGCGACTGGATCGTTGATTTGGCGAAAGAAATGGGACTACGTGGTGCGACCCTATCTACGGGTATCGAGGGTTTTGGGCATACCGGTCGGCTGCACTCCTCCCATTTTTTTGAACTGGCGGATCAGCCTACCGAGATTCGCATGGCTATCACCGAGGACGAATCTGAACGGTTGTTCGTACGATTGGAGCTTGAGGAAATCTCGGTGTTTTACATAAAGACTCCAATTGAAATGGGCTTCGTCGGCAAAAAAACCACCTAG
- a CDS encoding EamA family transporter, protein MEKWVAYAFISMFFAGFTSVIAKMGLAGISAELGLTVRTLFVCAFVLVFAAWAVPTQEVANITSRNLYWLGLSGVTTALSWIFYYKALKVGDVATVALIDKGSVVVAMLLAGLVLREIITLRMIAGAGLIVAGLLVIAKKP, encoded by the coding sequence ATGGAAAAATGGGTGGCTTATGCCTTCATCTCAATGTTTTTTGCCGGGTTTACTTCTGTGATCGCCAAGATGGGACTCGCAGGCATTTCAGCTGAGCTTGGTCTAACAGTTCGAACCCTGTTCGTGTGTGCCTTTGTACTCGTATTCGCCGCCTGGGCTGTTCCGACACAGGAAGTGGCCAACATCACAAGCCGAAATCTGTATTGGCTAGGACTGTCTGGCGTCACCACTGCCTTGTCATGGATCTTCTACTACAAGGCACTGAAAGTCGGGGATGTCGCCACGGTGGCACTGATCGATAAAGGTAGCGTGGTCGTTGCCATGCTGCTCGCCGGCCTGGTGCTTCGAGAGATCATCACGTTGCGCATGATCGCCGGTGCGGGCTTGATCGTGGCAGGTTTGTTGGTCATAGCTAAAAAGCCCTGA
- the ppa gene encoding inorganic diphosphatase, translating to MSYADIPAGNAIPDDFFTVIEIPANHSPIKYEVDKPSGQIFVDRFLSTPMFYPANYGFIPNTLSDDGDPLDVLVICPYPVSPGVVIRSRPVGVMYMTDEAGADAKVIAVPHEKLSSMYSDVKECSDLPALLLAQIQHFFENYKTLEPGKWVKMGRWGSSDEAREEIRKSVAAYIPK from the coding sequence ATGAGCTACGCGGACATTCCAGCTGGTAACGCAATCCCCGATGACTTCTTCACCGTTATCGAGATTCCTGCAAACCACTCGCCGATTAAGTACGAGGTGGACAAGCCGAGCGGACAAATTTTTGTTGACCGCTTCCTCAGCACACCGATGTTCTATCCGGCCAACTACGGGTTTATCCCGAACACGCTGAGCGACGATGGCGATCCTCTCGACGTTCTGGTGATTTGCCCATATCCCGTCTCACCTGGTGTTGTAATCCGCAGTCGCCCGGTTGGTGTGATGTACATGACTGACGAAGCCGGAGCGGATGCCAAGGTGATCGCAGTGCCTCATGAAAAACTCAGCTCTATGTACAGCGACGTCAAGGAGTGCTCAGACCTCCCTGCGTTACTCCTCGCGCAGATCCAGCACTTCTTCGAAAACTATAAAACATTGGAGCCAGGCAAGTGGGTGAAGATGGGCCGCTGGGGGAGCTCAGATGAGGCGCGGGAAGAGATTCGCAAATCGGTAGCTGCATATATCCCCAAATAG